A single Triticum dicoccoides isolate Atlit2015 ecotype Zavitan chromosome 2A, WEW_v2.0, whole genome shotgun sequence DNA region contains:
- the LOC119356002 gene encoding histone H1-like, whose translation MPALAKPAAAAPKAKPSAAKPKKVAAGPSHPAYFEMIKEAIAALKDRTGSSSVAIAKYIEEKHGKSLPANFKKMLSVQLRASASKGKLVKVKASYKLSDAAKKDAPKPKPKAKPAAPKAAAKPAKDAAKPKKKAAAKPKKAAAAAAGTKRKAPEKKTLVAKAKKSPAAKAKAKPKTVRSPAAKKGRKVAAA comes from the exons ATGCCTGCCCTCGccaagcccgccgccgccgcaccgaagGCGAAGCCCTCCGCCGCCAAGCCGAAGAAGGTCGCCGCCGGCCCCTCCCACCCGGCCTACTTCGAG ATGATCAAGGAGGCGATCGCGGCGCTCAAGGACAGGACCGGGTCCAGCTCGGTCGCCATCGCCAAGTACATCGAGGAGAAGCACGGCAAGTCCCTCCCGGCCAACTTCAAGAAGATGCTCTCCGTCCAGCTCCGCGCGTCCGCCTCCAAGGGCAAGCTCGTCAAGGTCAAGGCCTCCTACAAGCTCTCCGACGCCGCCAAGAAGGACGCGCCCAAGCCCAAGCCCAAGGCCAAGCCTGCCGCCCCCAAGGCCGCGGCGAAGCCCGCAAAGGATGCCGCCAAGCCCAAGAAGAAGGCGGCCGCGAAGCCcaagaaggccgccgccgccgctgctggcaCGAAGcgcaaggcgccggagaagaagacgCTGGTCGCCAAGGCCAAGAAGTCGCCCGCGGCCAAGGCCAAGGCGAAGCCCAAGACCGTCCGCTCCCCGGCCGCCAAGAAGGGCCGCAAAGTCGCCGCCGCTTGA